The Cloacibacillus sp. genomic interval GCGAAGGCAAATGTGACGAACCTCTAGCAGCTGTATAAGTTATTAGAAAGAGAGCGCCCCGCTGCCGGTTAAGAGCGGGGCGCTTTTTTGTGCCTTGTTGAAGGCAGAGGGCGAGACTATCCGTCCGTATGCGTCCGGTATAAAGGAAAAAGGCCCAGCGTTGGAGGCCGCGTCCGCGGCGCTGGTATGTCTGTCCGATAGGCCTGGATACCTCCTGCGTATGGTCGCGGGGTATCTTTGCCGGTGCTTACGATAGGTGGACTCCCGCCTAGCGGGAGGAGCGCGCCAACTGCCTCCGAATCTCTTCGAAGGCAGCGGGCATCGCTTTGTGTGTGGTGTGGGTTTTATAGAAGGGTTTTGGGAGAAACCTTGTCTATCTTATTTGACTTCTTTCTTTGGCGGATGGCAGAGGGGCGATCCGGCACAGCTTCCGCAGCTTCCGCCGCAGCCGCAGGAACTTTTGCCCTCGCGCCTGTTTTTGTTTATCTTCATCAGGATCGCGACCACCGCCGCGAAGAGGAGTATGCTTATTACAATTGTGGCAATCATCTGAGAATCACCCTCCTAATTTTTTATTGGTCAGTTTGCGCTGGCCGGACGAACTTTTCCG includes:
- a CDS encoding FeoB-associated Cys-rich membrane protein, which codes for MIATIVISILLFAAVVAILMKINKNRREGKSSCGCGGSCGSCAGSPLCHPPKKEVK